From one Mya arenaria isolate MELC-2E11 chromosome 4, ASM2691426v1 genomic stretch:
- the LOC128230132 gene encoding uncharacterized protein LOC128230132 produces MKRVFSRLACVSGRTDITMRGSFNVGLEKEVDRFLRTATATRPQIELEDGGNGRPEVNKKIVERYVVYDQAPRNEPGAYHVYKMTTRNRLHVNLEDLPVQLHKPFIKFYVKHLTEKGEYNSSNLIQFNNICEDVFRYFLNMQIKKLGYSSVFTRYNHERGLALFETNRKETGV; encoded by the exons ATGAAGCGAGTGTTTTCCCGACTAGCTTGTGTGAGCGGTCGGACTGACATAACCATGAGAGGGTCGTTTAATGTCGGACTGGAGAAAGAAGTTGACCGATTTTTGAGGACCGCGACGGCAACCAGACCACAGATTGAG CTGGAAGATGGAGGCAATGGGCGACCCGAGGTGAACAAGAAAATCGTCGAGAGATACGTAGTGTATGACCAGGCCCCGCGGAATGAACCTGGTGCCTATCACGTGTATAAAATGACCACGCGGAACAGACTGCACGTGAATCTCGAGGACTTGCCCGTGCAGTTACACAAACCTTTCATCAAATTTTATGTGAAACACTTGACTGAAAAAGGCGAATACAATTCATCAAATCTGATTCAGTTCAACAATATATGCGAGGACGTGTTTCGATACTTTCtaaacatgcaaataaaaaaacttgGTTATAGCTCCGTGTTTACAAGATACAACCACGAACGTGGCTTAGCtctttttgaaacaaatagaaAAGAAACAGGAGTTTGA